The DNA region TACAATACTAAAAGGTGATTAGAAAGAGATTTTCCTTTCCTATAGACAGTTCTGAACTCAGAATTTTTTCTTATTTTGTCTTCTTTCATATAAAATCTAATGCTCCTTAAAAACTACTACTTTTTCTTGCAATTACAGAAAAAGGCCACAAAAGCGGCCCTTATGCTGTCAATCTTTTTCTACCTTTTAGTCTTCTTCTCTTTAAAACATTTCTTCCAGATAAAGTACTCATTCTTTTTCTAAAGCCATGCTCTTTCTTTCTTTGCTTCTTTTTTGGTTGATAAGTCATAAACATAATTATTGCACCCCCTTTTTTGTGCATTTCAAATTTTATATAGTAATTACTCACTAACTAATTTACAGTTTTACTTTTATATTATATATTTCCCTACTAGTAATGT from Clostridium pasteurianum BC1 includes:
- the rpmH gene encoding 50S ribosomal protein L34 — its product is MFMTYQPKKKQRKKEHGFRKRMSTLSGRNVLKRRRLKGRKRLTA